In the Trinickia acidisoli genome, GCGCCTCGCGCGTTGCCGGAAACAGCAATGCGAACTCCTCGCCACCGAGACGACCGAAGAGGTCGCCGGGGCGCAGCGAGCGCGACACTGTCGAGGCGAAATGCACCAACGCCCGATCGCCGGCCGCATGACCGTAGCGATCATTGACCGCTTTGAAGTTGTCGAGATCCACTATCGCCAGGGCAAGCGGCGCACCGCTCGCATGCGCCGCCGCGACCGACGCCTCCGCCCGCTCCATGAACGCGCGCCGAATAAGCGTTCCAGTGAGTTCATCGATCGTCGCCAACCGCTCCATGCGTTCGGCCAGCCGATCGTGCGCCAGCATGACCATCGCAATCGACAAGAACGGAAAGCTCAGGATGCCGAGGCCCAAAAACGCAATGTTCAGAGGAGAGGGATCGAGAAAGACCACTTGATGATTCCATCCGACACCGTAGGCGATCGAACGGGCCACGTGCAGCAGCGCTCCGGCGAATGCGGCAATCGCGAGAAAGTAGTAGCTGTATTTCGGGCGCTGCGGCGGCCGATATCGCAACGCTGCCCACCCTATCGCAGCGCGCACATAGGCGAAGTAAGCCGAGCTGACGACTACGCTGTCATCGGGGCTGGGTTTGACGTAAATGAAGTAGAGCACCGCGAGGTAGACAGCGACGGACGCTGCGTACTCGATGGCCGATGCCCGCGGCCTTCCGAAAAACTCGCGCACGCCTTCCAGAATGAGCAAGCTCGCGAACAAGAACAGGCAGTGCGCTACGGACAAGCCGAGCCACAGCGGCACACGCGGGCCTACCAGCACCAGCAAGATCGCAACGGAAAAGATGCCGTAGGCTGCACACCAGCGCGGCACGCCGCGCACGTTCGCGCGCAGCAGCGAGCCAAGCACGGCGGCGCTCATCACGCACGACATGAGCGCAATGCCGAGAAGCGCGACAGTGCTGGGCATGGTTGAAAATCGCTTTCTTCTGAATTAATGGGCATGGGGTAAGACAGCCCCGTGCGTAGCCACGGCCAGCTCCCCGTAATGCGGCATATCGTAACGCACTCCGCGGGACTGACTGAATATGTGTTGCGAAGCAACACATATCGTGTGCGGCGCGGTGTCGCGTGACGCACCATGAAAAGCCTCATTCCGTGTGCGCGCCGAGGGCCGTGGCGACAGGCGCGCTTGCTTCGAATTTCGCTCTGCGCGTCGAAAAGAATGTCCGGACGTTGCGCACGTTGGACGCCTGCGTAAAGAGCCGTCGCGCAAATTCATCATATGAACGCACGCCCGGCAACTCGACGATCACGATGAAGTCGGGCCCGGGCGACACGCGATAACACTGCGTCACGGCCGGCTCCGCACACACATATCCCTCGAATGCGTCGAAATCCTCGGCCGCCTGACGATCGAGACTGACCTCGATGACAGCCGTGACCATCGGCGCGATCTTCGAAAGATCGACGACGGCGATTTCACGCGCGATGAGCCCCGCTTCCTTGAGCTTGCGGACTCGACGCAAACAGGTAGGCGCCGATGCGAGCGCCCTTTGCGCCAGATCGAGGTTCGATAGCGAGGCATCGGTTTGCAGAATCGCCAAGATCCGCAGGTCGAGATCGTCCAGTTCGAATTCCGGCATGCCAAGCCCCTTCGTTGCGACCTTAAGTGAAATTTAATTTCATATTCAATTTTACTTCATCATCTATTTCATTCGCACGTATTTTTTGAAATAACATTTCACAAGCTTACCCATACGATGGCCGCCATGGACCCGCGATACGGGTCGTCCAATGGAGAAACGAAAAATGTGCGGAATCGTCGGTGCAGTCGCCCAACGCAACGTCTTGCCTACTTTGATCGATGGATTGAAGCGGCTCGAGTACCGCGGCTACGACTCCTGCGGCGTTGTCGTCTACCAGGATCGCCAGCTTGCAAGGGCACGCAGCGTCGCGCGCGTTGCCGCACTGCAAGCCGACGTCGCCGCGCTCGGGTTGTCCGGCTACACGGGCATCGCGCACACGCGCTGGGCAACGCATGGCGCACCCGTGACGACGAACGCTCATCCGCACTTCTCCCCGAGCAATGAGAACGCACGCATTGCGCTCTCGCACAACGGGATCATCGAGAATTGCGATGCTTTGCGCGCCGAGCTCGAACAGCATGGCTATGCATTCGCAAGTCAAACGGACAGCGAAACGATCGTTCATCTGATCGACCATCTTTACGACGGGGACTTGTTCGAAGCGGTCAAGGGGGCGACGCAAAGGCTGCGCGGCAGCTATGCGATCGCCGTCATCTGTCGCGACGAGCCGCACCGCATCGTCGGCGCACGTGAAGGCATGCCGCTCGTGGTCGGCGTAGGCGATGGCGAAAACTTCCTGGCTTCCGATGCCATTGCGCTGTCGAACGAAACGGATCGAATCGTCTACCTCGAAGACGGCGACGTCGTCGACGTTCAACTGCATCGCTACTGGGTGGTCGATCGCGAAGGCCGTCGCGTCGAGCGCGCCGCGCACACCGTTGCCGCCCACAGTGCGGCGGCGGAACTCGGTGGCTATCGCTACTACATGCAGAAAGAGATCTTCGAGCAGCCGCAAGCAGTGGCCGATACGTTGCTCGACGTCAACGCGATCATGCCCGAGCTTTTCGGGGACAACGCTTGGCGCGTACTGAACGCCGTCGATTCCGTCCTGCTGCTTGCGTGCGGCGGCAGCTATCACGCCGCACTGACCGCGAAGTATTGGATCGAGAGCCTGGCGGGGTTGCCGACCAGCGTGGAGATCGCGAGCGAGTATCGCTACCGCGACAGCGTCGCGAATCCGCGCACGCTCGTCGTCGCCGTATCGCAAAGCGGGGAAACGGCGGATGTGTTGGGCGCCGTGCAAGTCGCCAAGCGCCTAGGCATGTCGAATACGCTCGCCATTTGCAACGTCCCGACGAGCGCGCTCGTGCGCGACTGCGCACTCAACTTCATGACGCGGGCGGGCATCGAAATCGGCGTGGCGTCGACCAAGGCATTCACGACGCAACTCGTCGCACTGTTCCTGTTGACGTTGACCTTGGCGCAGATTCGAGGACGCCTGACCGACGAAGACGAACGCAAGCATTTGCATGCGCTGCGGCATCTGCCCGATGCAATGGGCAAAGTACTGGCGCTGGAGCCGCAAATCATGGCGTGGTCGGAAACATTGACGCGCAAAGAAAACATCTTGTTCCTCGGCCGCGGCATGCACTATCCGATCGCGCTAGAAGGCGCGCTCAAAATGAAAGAGATTTCGTACATTCACGCGGAGGCCTATGCAGCCGGCGAACTCAAGCACGGACCGCTTGCGCTCGTCAGCGATGAGATGCCTGTCGTTGCAGTCGCACCCAACGATCGGCTGCTGGAAAAGTTGCGATCCAACATGCATGAAGTCAGCGCGCGCAACGGACGGCTTTTCGTATTCGCCGACGTCGACTGCGGATTGACGCCGAGCCCAGGCGTCAGCGTGATTCGGCTCAATGAGTACTATGGGCCGCTGTCGCCGATCTTGCATACGCTCCCCATGCAGTTGCTAGCATTTCATGCGGCGCTGGCGAGAGGGACGGATATCGATAAGCCTAGGAATCTGGCTAAATCGGTGACGGTGGAGTGAGAGGGGACCAGGGCAGCACACGCCATCATGCCATCACGCCATTGCACAAGGATGCGACGAGGACGTGGTCTACCTCGATCCCGTATCGAAAGCAACCGGCGTTCTTGCCTGTGGCCTTGACGAATTCTTCAAATCGGGGGAGCGGTCGAATGCCAAGCACCAAGCCTTTAAGCCAAAAATTTGCCTTCTGGGCGGGTTATCTCTACTTCTTCGGTGGGTTCGCCTATCTGATCTATACGGTAGCCACAAAATCTGGGCTCTACGAAATTGTCATCGGCTGGCAAGCGCGCCAATTCGGCTACTCCAACTCGTTCCTCGCTTTTTTGCCGGGTTGCTTTCTCTTTCTGCTCTCGATTTTTATTCTGCAGAAGTTACTGCCAAAGCGCTCACCCGTCATCGAATCCATAAGGGCCGGTATCGATGCGTCATTGTCCCGCCCTCCGAGAGGCCCGGGACTCGCGGCCGTACTGGAAGCACTCCCTCCCGAACGTCGCCAAGTGATCTTCCACCGCCTGCACATTGGATCACTCGTTTTCACTGCAATCGGGGTAATCATTTGCGCCCTTGTCGAGATCATCGGGTCGCAGGGCGCCGGCGCTGCGATTCCCGCCTACACCATCGAACAACTCACCGCCGCCGCCCCTGATACGCTACCGACCTACATCCGAATCACTGGCACCGTACCCAAGCCCGACCTCGCCTTTGCAAACAATTACAGAATCCGCTCGACGGACTACACCGACTATTACATCCCTCGTGTCAGCCCGGGCTGGACATCTAGCCATACGGTTACGATTGTGGAAGAGGATCGGAGTTTCCCCGGCGAGGCGCCAGGTACGGAATTCGGCATGCTGCCCGAGGGTAGCGCCGACCCGCAAGGCACGTTGACGATCAATGGCCTCGATAGTTGGATGCCGGCTCAAATCGCGAAAAGTGGGTGGTATCCAACGAACCCTGTTTTCGTCATCACGGAGAATGCGGGTCTTCACGGTGTGGTTCCCGGTCCCGATCAAAGTAATTTATTTTTCGCACTTCCGTTTTTCGCAATTGCAGCGATACTGTTTGTTCACTCGCTCTACCTGCAGGCTCGTTTTAAACGACGAGACCGATAAAGGTTCTGTCTCTCGCAACCGTGTCATCCCACGTTCTGCTCCACCCGTTCAAGGAATGAGTTGGGATGAACGCGAGCCTGGGCAATGCGTCGCATGGATCGCGTCAGCCAGGCTGGCCTGATATCGACACCGCAGCTATCCCGACACGTGGCGATAAAGCTTGATCACGGCCGAAAAATCCAGACGACCATGACCGGCCGCACTGGTGGCCTGATAGAGTTGCTGCGCCAGTGCCCCGAGAAAAACGGACTGCTTGGCGTGCTTCGCCGCGTCGGTGGCCAGCCCCAAATCCTTGAGCATCAGATCCGTACCGAAGCCCCCCGCATACTCTTTCGACGAAGGCGCCGCCGGGATCACACCCGGATACGGGTTATACGCCTCTGAACTCCAGCACCGGCCAGTCGACGTATTCATGATGTCGGCCAGCGTGTTCGGATCGATGCCCAGCGCAACGCCCAGGGACATCGCCTCCGATACGCCCGCCATCGTGATCCCCAGCACGAGGTTGTTGCAGATCTTGGCGACCTGCCCCGTCCCTACGTCGCCGCAGTGCACGATGTTCTTGCCCATTGCCTCGAGCACAGGCTTCACCTTCTCGAACGCCGCGCCGGTGCCGCCCACCATGAACGTCAACGTTCCTGCGGCCGCGCCGCCCGTCCCTCCCGAGACGGGCGCATCGACAAAGAGATTGCCTTGCTTCTGCGCGAGCACGGCGAACTCTCTCACGCTAGCGGGATCGATCGTGCTCGAGTCGACGATCGGCACGCCTTTCGATATGCCGGCCAACACGCCGTCCGCCCCCATCAACACGCCACGCACGTGAGCCGCCGCGGGCAACATCGTGACGACGAACTCCGCGTCCGCCACGGTGGCACGAGGTGACGCACCGGATTTCGCGCCGGCGTCGACCAGCAAACGGACTGCATGCTCGTTGAGGTCATACACCGATAGCGCATGCCCTGCCCTGAGCAGGTTGAGCGCCATGGGCGAACCCATGTTTCCTAGACCGATAAATGCAATTCTCACCATTTCCCCGGGAAGTCAGTCGTACAGATCAACGAAGGCTGATCGTGGTGTTCACACCGTCGTTGACGGTCGCGTCGTCGAACCACCGCGCCGTTACTGTCTTCGTCTGCGTATAAAACTGGACCACCTGCTTCCCGTAGGGGCCGAGGTCGCCAAGCTTCGATCCGCGCGAGCCCGTGAAGCTGAAATACGGCACGGGCACCGGAATCGGAATGTTGATCCCCACCTGGCCGACGTCGATTTCGCTCTGGAACTTGCGCGCCGCTGCTCCGCTTTGCGTGAACAGGCCGACTCCATTGCCGAACGGGTTGCGATTGACCAATGCGATCGCCTCGTCGAGCGTGTCGACGTGCACGACCACAAGAACCGGACCGAAGATTTCGGTCGTGTAGATCTGCATGTCGGTCCTGACGTCCGTGAAGATGGTGGGCCCGATGAAATTACCCTTCTCGTAGCCCGCCACCACGACATTGCGGCCGTCCAGCGCCAAGGTCGCGCCTTCTTTCACGCCCTGTTCGATGAGGCCCAGCACCCGCTCCTTTGCAGCGCGCGAGACGACCGGCCCGACATCGGTGTTCGGTTCCTTACCCGCATTGACCTTGAGCGTCTTCGCTTTCTCGACCAGTGCCGGCAACCAGCTCGACGAAGCACCGACGAGCACGACCACGGACGTGGCCATGCACCGTTGACCGGCGGCGCCGAAACTCGCGCCCACGAGTGCATTGAGCGTGTGCTCCCTGTTTGCATCGGGCAACACCACTGCGTGGTTCTTAGCGCCCATCATCGACTGAACGCGTTTGCCGTGTTCGCTACCCAGCCGGTATACATGTGTGCCTACGGCCGTCGATCCGACAAAGGAAATCGCCTTGACCTGCTCATGCGTACACAGCGCGTCCACAACCGCCTTGCCGCCATGCACCACGTTGAGCACGCCCTTCGGAATACCCGCCTGCAAGGCAAGCTCGACGAGTTGCATCGTCGAAAGAGGATCCTGCTCGGAAGGCTTCAGAACGAACGTATTGCCGCAAACGATCGCCATGGGGAACATCCACAGCGGAATCATTGCCGGAAAATTGAACGGCGTAATGCCGGCACACACGCCGATGGGCTGCCGCAACGTGTAGGTGTCCACGCCGCCGGCAACGTTCTCGGCGAATGCGCCTTGCTGGAGCGTTCCGATGGAAGCCGCATGCTCGACCACTTCGAGCCCGCGAAAGACGTCACCCTCCGCATCGGGAATGGTTTTCCCCTGCTCCGCGCTCAGCGTCGCGGCAATACGAGGCATATGCTCGCGGATCAACGCCTGAAGCTTGAGCATGATGCGCACACGCGCACCGATCGGCGTGTTTCGCCAAGACGCAAACGCCGCATGCGCTGCCTGAACGGCCGCATTCACTTCATCCGTTGTCGCGAACGGCACATGCGCCAGCACTTCCTGCGTTGCCGGGTTGATCACTTCCCGCCATTCACGGGTTTTCGAATCGACGAACTCACCGTTGATCAACAGTTTGACCTGATGCACAACGGCGTTTGCTTCCTTCGTGACTGCATTCATGTTTTGCGTTCTCTCAGCGTACAGCGGCACAACAGCGTTGATGCCGAACAATGGAACCTGCATTCGATACTTCGGTTCGCGCCGGCAGGCATCCCACCGAAACACGGCAACTCATTCGTGACTCACTCGCATCGCGAACGTGCATGCAAGGGCGATGAGTCCGAGCACGACCATATAAGCGACGACGTACCGGGGACTGCCCCCCGCGGCGGCCAGCAGCGCTGTCGCGATCATCGGCGCAATGCCGCCGCCCAGAACGCCGGCAACCTGAACGGAGACGGAAATGCCGCTGTATCGGACCTCGGCGGGAAACTGTGCCGCGAACAGTTGCGACTCGGGCGCATAGAGAATCGGAAACACGACGCCCACGCCCAGTACCATCGCCCACCAGATAGTCGAAGGATCGCGTGTGGCCAGCATCGAGAAGAACGGCGAGGTAAAAAGACACATGATCACCAAGCCGATGATGAAGAGCCGCTTCTGCCCTACCTTATCGCTGATATAGCCTGCCAGAGGCATCGTTGCGATCGACAGCACCGCGCCTGCCGTGATGGCATGCAAGAGTTGCGCTTTGGGAATCTTGAGTTGGTTCGCCGCATAAGCCAGCCCGAATGCGACCACGAGGTAGAACCAGGTATTCTCTGCCGCGCGCGCGCCGATGATCAGCAGCAACGTACGCGGCTGCCGCATGATGACGTCGAGCACCGGCGCTTTCACCGGCGCACTCTCGCGCTTCATGCGTTCGAAGTCTGGAGACTCCGGCACCCGTGCACGAATCACCCATCCAATGAGAACAAGCAGAATGCTGGCGAGAAACGGGACTCGCCATCCCCATGAAAGAAGGTCGGCGCTCGGCAATACGGCAACGGCCGCCATCGCGAGCGACGAGAGGATCAAGCCAAATCCCACCCCCGTCTGAGGTAGGCTTCCAAAGAACCCTCTCTTCCCGGCCGGCGCGTGCTCCACCGCCATCAATACGGCGCCACCCCATTCGCCTCCCACCGCCATGCCCTGCAGAAACCGCATCGCCACGAGCGTTGCAGCAGCCCAATAGCCGATGCTCTGGTACGACGGTATCAAGCCGATGGCCATACTCGGCAGACCCATCATGAGCAGCGTCGCCATCAGCATCGACTTGCGCCCGATGCGATCGCCGAAGTGGCCGCACAGAATGCCGCCCAGCGGTCGGCCAATGAAACCGACACCATACGTTGCGAACGCGGCAAGCGTACCGAGAATCGGATCGAGCGTCGGGAAGAAGACCTTGTTGAAGACCAGCGCGGCCGCAGTCCCGTAGAGAAAGAAGTCGTACCACTCGATCGTCGTTCCGGCCATGCTCGCCCAGCCGGCGAGAATGTAGTGCCGCGCCGATCTTCGCACTGGCGCTGCGAAGGGTGTCGCTTCGTTCGAAGCAGAACCGATGTCCATGTCGTCTCCTGATTTTTTGTCCGATGCAGATGCATCGTTATTTGCGTTCGCCCGGTGTTTGACCCAGGCTTGAGGCGGAGTATATTTCTTCGAATATCCACGGAGAATGCTCTAAAAAGCCCATCTGTTATGCAAAAACACACAACGCAGACACAGAGCCTGAATTGGGATGACTTGCGCTATTTCCTGGCTGTGGCGCGGACGCAGACGGCAAGCGCCGCCGCGAAGCGGCTCGACGTTGATCACACCACGGTCGCGCGCAGGATCCGCGAGCTCGAAGCGTCCCTCAACACGGTCCTGTTCGAGAAATCGCGATCCGGCGGTTTTGCGCTGACCTCGGAGGGTCTTCGTCTGCTCGCTTACGCAGATACCGTTGAAACCACGATCCAATCGGCCAGTGAACAGATCACGGGAGGAGCGCATTCGCTCGCGGGCCAGGTCCGCGTCGGGTCGACCGAAGGCTTCGGTTCATTTTTTTTGGCGCCTCAACTGACACGTTTCGCAAGGGCTCACCCGGACATCTCGATCGACCTGCTGCCGGTTCCTCACTTCGTGAATCTGTCCAAGCGCGAAGCCGACATCGCCATTCTTCTCGAGCGCCCCGAACGAGGGCAATTCGTGTCCACCAAGCTCGGCGACTACAGGCTCAGGCTGTATGGCACGCCCGATTACCTGCGCGAACATCCGACAATCGAACGGCTGCCCGACCTGCGCAGTCACGCGTTCCTGAACTACGTTACCGATCTGGTGTTCAGTCCGGAGCTTCTATATCTGGAACGCGCCGTTCCCGGCGCCAAGGCCAATTTCTGCAGTACGAGCATCGTTGCCCAATATCATGCGGCGCTGCAGGGCACGGCGCTCGCCATCCTGCCCTGCTTCATGGCCGCGTCGGACCCACGGCTGGTTGCCGTGCGTCCGGACGAGGTATCGGTGACGCGACACTTCTGGCTGTGCTGTCGCGAGGATCTGCGAAAGCTACGACGCATCTCGGCGCTATGGGAGTACCTGCGCGAGGCCGCCGATATCAATCGAGATTTATTGATGGGCGATTCCACCGCGATGTTTTTTCCGCCCGCCTGATCGGCCTGATATCGCGTTGATCGTGAATGCCCGACTCGCTCACGCCGCGGACGTCAGCAATGAGGTCAACCCCGGAAACAAACCGATCAGCGCCAACACCATCGCCATGATGAACACATACGGCAAGGTGCCGAGTACGATGCGCCGCAGCGGAACATCCGGCGCGACACTGCGCACGACGAACAGATTGAGCCCCACCGGCGGATGGATCAGCGCCATTTCCATATTGATCACGACCACCACGCCGAACCAGATCAGATTCCAGTGATACGCCTGCACGACCGGCACCAGCACGGGCATCGTCACGACGATGATGGCGATGGTCTCCATGAAGCAGCCGAGAAAGATCAGCAATAAGTTGATGCTGACGAACAGCACCCACGGTTCGACATGCGCGCCGGCCACAGCATGCGTGAGCGAAGCGGCAACCTCGCTCGTCGTCATCACGTAGCCGAACACGATGGCCGACGAGATCACCGCGAGGATCATCACGCTGCTCTGCGCGGCATCGACGAGGATTTTGCGAAATTTCTGCCATGTCAGTTCTCGGTACACCGCACCCGCGAGAATCAGGCTCGCGATGATGCCGAGCGACGCGGCTTCCTGCGGCGTCGCGAGGCCGCGATACAGCGAGCCGAGAATAATCGCGATCAGCAACGCAAATGGCCCGATGTCCTTGAGCGCGACAATGCGTGCCTTCAGCGACGCACGCGCTCGCGTGCGCTGCGGCTCACGGCGATCACCGCGGCGTAGTGCCATCGCGATCTGGAACACACCGAATGCGGCGGCCATGATCGCGCCCGGCACGAGCGTCGCGACGAACAGCTTGCCGATCGATTGCTCTGCGATCACGCTGTAGACGATCAGCGGAATACTCGGCGGCAGCAGAATACCGAGCGTGCCGCCCGCTGCCACGGAGCCGCACGCCTGTCCCTCCGGCACGCCGTGCCGGCGCATTTCGGACACCGCGAACCCGCCCACGGCCGCCGCCGTTGCCACGCTCGACCCGGAGACGGCAGCCATCACGCCGCATGCGAGTGTAGTCGCCACCGCAAGGCCGCCGGGCACGCCGTCGAGGATGGTCGCCATCGCGCCGTAAAGGCGCGCGCCCATGCCCGAGGCCGATACGATCGCACCCATGAACATGAACATGGGCACCGAAGTGAGCGTGAACGAGGCCACCGAGCCCCAATAGCTGCTCGCGATCAGGTTGAGCGCGTCCCAGCCGCCGCCGGTCACGAACAGCGACGTAAGCGCGACGAACAGCAACGCGAAAGCAATCGGGACTCCGCACGACAGTACTGCAAGCAGCCCGCCAAACATGCCGGCGCCGATGAAAAACTGGTTCACTTCTCACTCCCGAGTGCGAGTTCGTCGGCCGGATTGCACGATACGTTAGGCACGCTCGATGCACGCTCCTCACACGCGAACAGGATCGATGCGAGGCGCACCAGTTGGGCGATCACGAGCATCACCGTGCCGGCGACGAGGCACAGATAGGGAATCCATAGCGGCAACGAGAACATGCCCCAAGAGCGCTCGCCGCTGGTCCACGCGTCCCACCAGAAGTCCACGGCGAGCCGTGCGATCACCAAGGCCACCACCGTAACGATCAAGGTCGATACGAACGTCAGTGCACGGCGCGGCCCTTCCTTCAACCAATGGCCAGCCACGTCCACGTGTAGATGCCGAGACTTCCAGGCGAGCGCGGCGCTGCCGACGAAAGTCATATACGCCATCAGATAGGTCGTTACTTCCGTCACCCATACGTCGGAGAGACGCAGCACGTCGCGCGCGAGCACGCCGTACGAGATGGTCGCGACGGTCGCGAGCACGGTCATCCCAACCGACAGCTCGACGCCACGAAAAAACGCGTCGAGCACACGCGTACAGCGCGCCAATATCCGTGCCATGCGGTGGCCCCTACTTGTAGAACGCGAGGCTTTCGTCGAGGAGCTGATTGCCGCCAGGCACCTCGGCCCTGAACTTCTGAAAGCTGACCTTCTGGAACAGTGCCTGCCACTGATTCCATTCATCGAGCGTCATCTTGTGGACTTTCGCGCCATGGCTCGCGAACAGCTTCGCCACGCGTTGATCGTCGGCCTTCGCGCCTTCGAACGCACTCTGCTCGAGACTTTGGCCGACGTCGAGCATGATTTTTTGCTGCACGCTCGTGAGCTTGTTCCAGGTCTTCATGCTGATCGCGATCGGCACGATCGTATAGTAAATGCCGTAGTTCTCGGGCGAGTCGTAGTACTTCGACACCTCGTAGATGCGATACGAGCCGAACGTGCCGGACGAGGTCCACAGGCCGTCGAGCAAGCCGAGCTGCATGGCGCTATAGGTCTCGGACGAAGCCATCGACACCGTGCTCGCGCCCGCACCCTGCAGCGCGGCTTCCATCATCTTGCCCGCGCCGCGCACCTTCTCGCCGGCGAGATCGGCGGGCACGACGATCGGCTTGTCGCGCGAAGCCACACCGCCCGAAATCTGTATCCAGCACAGCGTCTTGAAGCCGTAGGCCTCGACCTTCTCTTCCAGTTTCTTCCAAGGTGCCGACGTGCGGAAGCGGAATACGTCCTCAGGCGTTTTCCATAGGCCCGGCAGCAGAATCAGGTTCAACTGCGCAATCGCGCCCGCGGCATAGATATAAGGGTAAAGCGCGAGATCCACGCTGCCGTTGCGCAACGCGGTATGTGTGTTCAGTGCCTTGACGAGCGATTCGGCCGGAAAGATGTCGATCTTGATCTTGCCGCCCGAGCGCTGCGTCACTTCCTGCGCGAACTTTTTCACCGTCGCCACGGCGTAGTCGTTCGGATCGTCGGGCCATTGATGGGCCAATTTCAGCGTGATCGTGTCATCGCCGCGCGCGGCCGGCAGCATGGCGCAAAATCCCATCACCACGCATGACAGCGCGAACATCAACTTCCGATACCATCTCATCGTTGTCTCCAGTCGTTTTATCTTGAGTGGGTGCTGCGTTGCTGCGTTGCTGCATGCCTTCATTCCAGCACGGCGAGACGGGCCATTGTGGCCTAAACAGCGCCTTCTGCCTTGAGCGTGTCGATCTCGTCGTCGCTCAAGCTCAGCAGGCTTCGAAGAATCTCCGCCGTGTGCGCACCCAACGCACCGCCCAGGTGACGAAGCTCCGCCGCCCCTCGCGATAATCGCGGCAGGGCCGAAGGCACGACGACTTCGCCAGCGCGATCGTCTTCGACGCAGCGGTAATCTTCTCGCGCCGCGTAATGCGGATCATCGAAGATATCGGCGATCGTCATGACCGGCCCGCACGGCACACCGGCCCTATCGCAGCGCGCCACAACCTCGGCAAGGCTCAGCGAAGCCACCCAGTTC is a window encoding:
- a CDS encoding GGDEF domain-containing protein, with the translated sequence MPSTVALLGIALMSCVMSAAVLGSLLRANVRGVPRWCAAYGIFSVAILLVLVGPRVPLWLGLSVAHCLFLFASLLILEGVREFFGRPRASAIEYAASVAVYLAVLYFIYVKPSPDDSVVVSSAYFAYVRAAIGWAALRYRPPQRPKYSYYFLAIAAFAGALLHVARSIAYGVGWNHQVVFLDPSPLNIAFLGLGILSFPFLSIAMVMLAHDRLAERMERLATIDELTGTLIRRAFMERAEASVAAAHASGAPLALAIVDLDNFKAVNDRYGHAAGDRALVHFASTVSRSLRPGDLFGRLGGEEFALLFPATREAQALQLTNSLRAAIAARPCGQTPYTFSAGVDEFGAGDTLARVLARADAALYTAKALGRDCVVVASSDGASNERLEQLG
- a CDS encoding Lrp/AsnC family transcriptional regulator produces the protein MPEFELDDLDLRILAILQTDASLSNLDLAQRALASAPTCLRRVRKLKEAGLIAREIAVVDLSKIAPMVTAVIEVSLDRQAAEDFDAFEGYVCAEPAVTQCYRVSPGPDFIVIVELPGVRSYDEFARRLFTQASNVRNVRTFFSTRRAKFEASAPVATALGAHTE
- the glmS gene encoding glutamine--fructose-6-phosphate transaminase (isomerizing), giving the protein MCGIVGAVAQRNVLPTLIDGLKRLEYRGYDSCGVVVYQDRQLARARSVARVAALQADVAALGLSGYTGIAHTRWATHGAPVTTNAHPHFSPSNENARIALSHNGIIENCDALRAELEQHGYAFASQTDSETIVHLIDHLYDGDLFEAVKGATQRLRGSYAIAVICRDEPHRIVGAREGMPLVVGVGDGENFLASDAIALSNETDRIVYLEDGDVVDVQLHRYWVVDREGRRVERAAHTVAAHSAAAELGGYRYYMQKEIFEQPQAVADTLLDVNAIMPELFGDNAWRVLNAVDSVLLLACGGSYHAALTAKYWIESLAGLPTSVEIASEYRYRDSVANPRTLVVAVSQSGETADVLGAVQVAKRLGMSNTLAICNVPTSALVRDCALNFMTRAGIEIGVASTKAFTTQLVALFLLTLTLAQIRGRLTDEDERKHLHALRHLPDAMGKVLALEPQIMAWSETLTRKENILFLGRGMHYPIALEGALKMKEISYIHAEAYAAGELKHGPLALVSDEMPVVAVAPNDRLLEKLRSNMHEVSARNGRLFVFADVDCGLTPSPGVSVIRLNEYYGPLSPILHTLPMQLLAFHAALARGTDIDKPRNLAKSVTVE
- the mmsB gene encoding 3-hydroxyisobutyrate dehydrogenase gives rise to the protein MRIAFIGLGNMGSPMALNLLRAGHALSVYDLNEHAVRLLVDAGAKSGASPRATVADAEFVVTMLPAAAHVRGVLMGADGVLAGISKGVPIVDSSTIDPASVREFAVLAQKQGNLFVDAPVSGGTGGAAAGTLTFMVGGTGAAFEKVKPVLEAMGKNIVHCGDVGTGQVAKICNNLVLGITMAGVSEAMSLGVALGIDPNTLADIMNTSTGRCWSSEAYNPYPGVIPAAPSSKEYAGGFGTDLMLKDLGLATDAAKHAKQSVFLGALAQQLYQATSAAGHGRLDFSAVIKLYRHVSG
- a CDS encoding CoA-acylating methylmalonate-semialdehyde dehydrogenase — its product is MNAVTKEANAVVHQVKLLINGEFVDSKTREWREVINPATQEVLAHVPFATTDEVNAAVQAAHAAFASWRNTPIGARVRIMLKLQALIREHMPRIAATLSAEQGKTIPDAEGDVFRGLEVVEHAASIGTLQQGAFAENVAGGVDTYTLRQPIGVCAGITPFNFPAMIPLWMFPMAIVCGNTFVLKPSEQDPLSTMQLVELALQAGIPKGVLNVVHGGKAVVDALCTHEQVKAISFVGSTAVGTHVYRLGSEHGKRVQSMMGAKNHAVVLPDANREHTLNALVGASFGAAGQRCMATSVVVLVGASSSWLPALVEKAKTLKVNAGKEPNTDVGPVVSRAAKERVLGLIEQGVKEGATLALDGRNVVVAGYEKGNFIGPTIFTDVRTDMQIYTTEIFGPVLVVVHVDTLDEAIALVNRNPFGNGVGLFTQSGAAARKFQSEIDVGQVGINIPIPVPVPYFSFTGSRGSKLGDLGPYGKQVVQFYTQTKTVTARWFDDATVNDGVNTTISLR
- a CDS encoding MFS transporter; translated protein: MDIGSASNEATPFAAPVRRSARHYILAGWASMAGTTIEWYDFFLYGTAAALVFNKVFFPTLDPILGTLAAFATYGVGFIGRPLGGILCGHFGDRIGRKSMLMATLLMMGLPSMAIGLIPSYQSIGYWAAATLVAMRFLQGMAVGGEWGGAVLMAVEHAPAGKRGFFGSLPQTGVGFGLILSSLAMAAVAVLPSADLLSWGWRVPFLASILLVLIGWVIRARVPESPDFERMKRESAPVKAPVLDVIMRQPRTLLLIIGARAAENTWFYLVVAFGLAYAANQLKIPKAQLLHAITAGAVLSIATMPLAGYISDKVGQKRLFIIGLVIMCLFTSPFFSMLATRDPSTIWWAMVLGVGVVFPILYAPESQLFAAQFPAEVRYSGISVSVQVAGVLGGGIAPMIATALLAAAGGSPRYVVAYMVVLGLIALACTFAMRVSHE